A genomic window from Salvelinus namaycush isolate Seneca chromosome 5, SaNama_1.0, whole genome shotgun sequence includes:
- the LOC120048167 gene encoding ubiquitin-conjugating enzyme E2 K-like, with product MANIAVQRIKREFKEVLKSEETSKNQIKVDLVDENFTELKGEIAGPPDTPYEGGRYQLEIKIPETYPFNPPKVRFITKIWHPNISSVTGAICLDILKDQWAAAMTLRTVLLSLQALLAAAEPDDPQDAVVANQYKQNPEMFKQTARLWSHVYAGAPSSSPEYTRKIDKLCAMGFDKNAVIVALSSKSWDVATATELLLSN from the exons ACGAGTAAAAACCAGATAAAAGTGGACCTGGTGGATGAGAACTTCACAGAGCTGAAGGGGGAGATCGCAGGGCCACCGGATACACCGTATGAAG GTGGTAGATATCAACTAGAAATAAAAATTCCAGAAACATATCCCTTCAATCCACCAAAG GTACGATTTATCACGAAGATTTGGCATCCCAACATCAGCTCAGTCACAGGTGCAATATGTCTGGACATCCTCAAAGACCAGTG GGCGGCAGCTATGACGCTGAGGACAGTGCTGCTGTCACTACAGGCCTTACTGGCAGCTGCAGAACCAGACGACCCACAGGACGCTGTGGTGGCCAATCAA TATAAGCAGAACCCAGAGATGTTCAAACAGACGGCCAGACTCTGGTCTCACGTGTACGCCGGCGCCCCCTCCTCCAGTCCAGAGTACACCCGCAAAATAGACAAACTCTGTGCCATGGGCTTTGACAAA AATGCAGTAATAGTGGCGTTGTCGTCGAAATCCTGGGACGTGGCGACTGCGACAGAGCTACTGCTCAGTAACTGA